One genomic window of Halanaerobium saccharolyticum subsp. saccharolyticum DSM 6643 includes the following:
- a CDS encoding M24 family metallopeptidase translates to MEKRINKIKEKLKEKNIEAFLVTKNENVRYLSRFTGTAGKLLITQNDSIFITDFRYLDQAEDQTDGCVIEEISSNFINGFSELLKRKNIKNLSFESQDLNFKMYQNLKEKLDLDSLNPEESLIEELRIIKDESEIEKIKKAVEIADQGFQFLIDFIEPGKSEKEVALELEFFMKRQGGEANAFDFIVASGKRGALPHGVASEKKIELGDLVTIDFGTVYQGYHSDITRTLAVGEPKAKLRDIYELVLTAQEKVIAEIKAGMDCFDADKIARDFIAEAGYKDNFGHGLGHGVGLEIHEAPRLSYTSEAVLKAGMVVTDEPGIYVSGLGGVRIEDDLLITESGCEVLNSAPKELIIL, encoded by the coding sequence ATGGAGAAACGAATAAATAAGATTAAAGAAAAGCTAAAAGAAAAAAATATTGAGGCTTTTTTAGTGACAAAAAATGAAAATGTAAGATATTTAAGCCGTTTTACAGGTACTGCAGGTAAACTTTTAATTACTCAAAATGATAGTATATTTATTACTGATTTTCGTTATTTAGATCAGGCAGAAGATCAGACTGATGGCTGTGTGATTGAAGAAATAAGCAGTAACTTTATCAATGGATTTTCTGAACTTTTAAAAAGAAAAAACATTAAAAATTTAAGTTTTGAAAGTCAGGATTTGAATTTTAAAATGTATCAAAATTTAAAAGAAAAATTAGATCTTGATTCTTTAAATCCCGAAGAATCACTTATTGAAGAACTCAGAATCATTAAAGATGAATCTGAGATAGAAAAAATAAAAAAAGCTGTAGAAATAGCAGATCAAGGATTTCAGTTTTTAATTGATTTTATTGAACCAGGCAAAAGCGAAAAAGAGGTAGCTTTAGAGCTTGAGTTTTTTATGAAAAGACAGGGTGGAGAAGCCAATGCCTTTGATTTTATTGTAGCATCTGGTAAAAGAGGTGCTCTTCCACATGGGGTTGCTTCAGAAAAAAAGATTGAACTGGGTGATTTAGTTACAATTGATTTTGGAACTGTTTATCAGGGATATCATTCAGACATTACCAGAACTCTAGCTGTCGGTGAGCCAAAAGCTAAATTAAGAGATATCTATGAGCTGGTTCTAACAGCTCAAGAGAAGGTGATTGCAGAGATCAAAGCAGGCATGGATTGTTTTGATGCAGATAAAATTGCCAGAGATTTTATTGCTGAAGCAGGTTATAAAGATAACTTCGGCCATGGTTTAGGTCATGGTGTGGGACTTGAAATTCATGAAGCACCAAGATTATCTTATACTTCCGAAGCTGTTTTAAAAGCAGGAATGGTTGTTACAGATGAGCCTGGGATTTATGTTTCAGGACTTGGAGGAGTCCGCATCGAAGATGACCTTTTAATTACAGAATCTGGTTGTGAAGTTTTAAATTCTGCTCCCAAAGAACTGATAATTTTGTAA
- a CDS encoding O-antigen ligase family protein, with protein sequence MNKFNHKLKLDKIIIYLIMVSNFLILFAYLPFYQEFQLFKNADNNFQLLRFDNIYYPRLKILSWSAFILLILFLIYIIKNQDQIKNNLFNYLIFSLFILFSLSTYFALDRFTALNGRFYRWEGFIALAAYLFFAFLIANLVNKIDYFKIYAYLIWGAASVLSIYGILQFFGVDFIKRDPLRENWYRAFSTFGNPNFAASFAVMILPTLIMLYLTLKKGKYKIAAFGGSSLVFAFLLTTATRGAWLAFALTVFAAIFLLFDFLKNKKKEIFKLLIVFILIIIILNSFHGGLMGLRFISIFHDLQDLSSAEEDEIDRVGTYRIFIYRNSLPLIMENPYLGVGPDNFAEIFPQEKYREFTGTKNRVVDKAHSEYIQLGVTTGIPALVIYLFLLLYVLYNLKPKTFNTINLESIKGKKKFIKTTLFLSVLAYSLQAALNISVVTVAPIFWTILGFAGAYIINYNEDDFEEESS encoded by the coding sequence ATGAATAAGTTTAATCATAAATTAAAGTTAGATAAAATAATTATCTATTTAATAATGGTCAGTAATTTTTTAATTTTATTTGCTTATTTGCCATTTTATCAGGAGTTTCAGCTTTTTAAGAATGCAGATAATAATTTTCAACTGCTTAGATTTGATAATATTTATTATCCGCGGCTAAAGATTTTAAGCTGGAGTGCTTTTATTTTATTAATCTTATTTTTAATTTATATTATAAAGAATCAAGATCAGATAAAAAATAATTTATTTAATTACCTTATTTTTTCACTCTTTATTTTATTTTCACTGTCCACTTATTTTGCTTTGGATAGATTTACAGCGCTAAATGGTAGATTTTATCGCTGGGAGGGCTTTATTGCTTTAGCTGCTTACCTATTTTTTGCTTTTTTGATAGCAAATTTAGTAAATAAAATAGATTATTTTAAAATCTATGCTTATTTAATCTGGGGAGCTGCTTCAGTTTTATCTATATACGGAATTTTACAATTTTTTGGGGTCGATTTTATCAAAAGAGATCCCTTAAGAGAAAATTGGTATAGAGCTTTTTCCACCTTTGGTAATCCAAATTTTGCTGCCAGTTTTGCAGTCATGATTTTACCTACTCTGATTATGCTTTATTTGACTTTAAAAAAAGGTAAATATAAAATAGCAGCCTTTGGGGGCAGCAGTTTAGTTTTTGCCTTTCTATTAACTACTGCAACTCGTGGAGCCTGGCTTGCTTTTGCCCTAACGGTATTTGCAGCCATCTTTTTGCTTTTTGATTTTTTAAAAAATAAGAAAAAAGAGATTTTTAAATTATTAATTGTATTTATTTTAATAATTATTATTTTAAACTCTTTTCATGGAGGCTTAATGGGCTTAAGATTTATCAGTATTTTCCACGATCTACAAGATCTTTCTTCAGCTGAAGAAGATGAAATTGATCGAGTCGGAACCTATAGGATTTTCATTTATAGAAATTCTTTACCTTTAATAATGGAAAATCCTTATTTAGGAGTTGGGCCAGATAATTTTGCTGAGATATTTCCCCAGGAAAAATATAGAGAATTCACCGGCACTAAAAATAGAGTAGTTGATAAGGCGCATTCTGAATATATTCAGCTTGGGGTGACAACCGGGATACCAGCTTTAGTTATTTATTTATTTCTGTTATTATATGTTTTATATAATTTAAAACCGAAAACTTTTAACACTATTAATCTAGAAAGTATTAAAGGAAAAAAGAAGTTTATTAAAACAACTTTGTTTTTGTCAGTTTTGGCTTATTCTTTACAGGCTGCATTAAATATTAGTGTAGTGACAGTTGCTCCAATATTTTGGACAATTTTAGGATTTGCTGGAGCTTATATTATAAATTATAATGAAGATGATTTTGAGGAGGAGAGTAGTTAA
- a CDS encoding NAD(P)/FAD-dependent oxidoreductase — MDYLIIGAGAAGVSAAKEILKNRKKDDKISIFTDENYPFYYRPRLIECLSGEVEVEEIIINDEQWFEDNNINLHLGEKITEVDLGNKVIKSNSDQYNYDKLLLANGSHCFVPPFSGMDLENIFTLRTAADLKVINKAAEKAKKAVVVGGGLLGLEIAYNFAKAGLDTTVLEVAPYLLPMQLDKKGGDLLEEKLKANDVKVITDATTKGFDGQQSVEKVVLEDQEIEADLVLISTGVRSNTSLIENLDIEINNGVKVNSKMQTSNPDVYAAGDVAEYEGEIYGIWPPSLAQGRVAGTVMSGGEAEFDGYVRSHKLKVAGINVVSLGELNEEGDYEEEIIVDNDTYVKVIKDNGDKIGVLIVGQYSEQNQKLADVKR, encoded by the coding sequence ATGGACTATTTAATTATTGGAGCTGGTGCAGCTGGAGTATCTGCAGCAAAAGAAATTTTGAAAAACAGAAAAAAAGATGATAAAATATCTATTTTCACTGATGAAAATTATCCATTTTATTATCGACCCCGATTGATCGAATGCTTATCAGGTGAAGTTGAGGTAGAAGAAATTATTATTAATGATGAGCAGTGGTTTGAAGATAATAATATTAATCTTCATCTTGGTGAAAAAATTACTGAGGTTGATTTGGGAAATAAAGTTATTAAGAGTAATAGTGATCAATATAATTATGACAAATTACTACTGGCAAATGGTTCTCACTGTTTTGTACCACCGTTTTCTGGTATGGATCTGGAAAATATATTTACTTTAAGAACCGCAGCTGATTTAAAAGTAATTAACAAGGCGGCTGAAAAAGCAAAAAAAGCAGTTGTGGTCGGTGGTGGACTTTTAGGTCTAGAAATTGCCTATAATTTTGCTAAAGCAGGATTGGATACAACTGTTTTGGAAGTTGCACCTTATCTGCTGCCAATGCAGCTTGATAAAAAAGGAGGAGATCTCCTGGAAGAAAAACTTAAAGCAAATGATGTAAAAGTAATTACAGATGCCACTACTAAAGGTTTTGATGGCCAGCAGAGTGTAGAAAAAGTTGTTTTGGAAGATCAAGAAATTGAAGCAGATCTTGTTTTAATTTCAACTGGAGTTAGATCCAATACATCTCTGATCGAAAATCTTGATATTGAAATCAATAATGGTGTTAAAGTCAATAGTAAAATGCAAACCTCAAACCCTGATGTTTATGCTGCAGGTGATGTGGCAGAATATGAAGGGGAAATCTATGGAATCTGGCCGCCTTCTTTGGCTCAAGGAAGAGTAGCGGGTACTGTTATGAGTGGAGGAGAGGCTGAATTTGATGGTTATGTACGTTCTCATAAATTAAAAGTTGCCGGCATAAATGTTGTCTCTCTGGGTGAGTTAAATGAAGAAGGAGACTATGAAGAAGAAATTATAGTTGATAATGACACTTATGTAAAAGTGATTAAAGATAATGGAGATAAAATTGGTGTTTTAATTGTTGGTCAATATTCTGAACAAAATCAAAAGTTGGCTGATGTTAAAAGATAA
- a CDS encoding Asp23/Gls24 family envelope stress response protein, whose protein sequence is MSDKKIKDVEAENLETENIDEGSIKIADEVVGIITGLAATEIEGVAGMSGGLAGGLADMLGRKNLSKGVKVEVKEETALVDVYVIINYGNSIPDVAWKIQDNVKQAIEGMTGLNVKAVNVHVQGVNFPEEEQEEVENKEVEEVEDKE, encoded by the coding sequence ATGAGTGATAAAAAAATTAAAGATGTAGAAGCGGAAAATTTAGAAACTGAAAATATTGATGAGGGAAGTATTAAGATTGCTGATGAAGTAGTGGGAATTATTACCGGTTTAGCAGCTACAGAAATTGAAGGTGTAGCTGGAATGAGCGGTGGTCTTGCTGGTGGATTAGCTGATATGCTGGGTAGAAAAAACTTAAGTAAGGGTGTTAAAGTAGAAGTTAAAGAGGAGACTGCTTTAGTTGATGTATATGTCATTATTAATTATGGAAATTCCATACCAGATGTTGCCTGGAAAATTCAAGATAACGTAAAACAGGCAATTGAAGGGATGACAGGTTTGAATGTTAAAGCAGTTAATGTTCATGTTCAGGGAGTTAATTTTCCGGAAGAGGAACAAGAAGAGGTTGAAAACAAAGAAGTAGAGGAAGTAGAAGACAAAGAATAA
- the aroB gene encoding 3-dehydroquinate synthase, translating to MKIVLTGFMAAGKTTVGKKIAAYKNFNFYDSDDLITEREEMSIKEIFEIKGEKYFREVEKRVITELLNSKEDLVLAPGGGAVLNQELREMMINKAEVFCLDISAEEVLKRNSESKIVRPLLEVDKPLDMVRSLLEERNQYYAEIPFHIDSEKYSAEAIADIIIAELPDQKLNIEIKNKDQAYPVIIDQEYKQNSFESVISKVRNRKVLLLADKKVIAEHSEPVIKKLKNAADVIEFNLEAGEKIKDLSVLEKIYTLLYENSFSRSDYLIAFGGGTIGDLGALAASTFLRGIKLIQMPTTLISQLDSSVGGKTAVNFRETKNLIGSFYQAEIVYYQLEWLKTLEKAELKSGLGEVIKYAILGGNPLFNILKENKDKILELDKDLMLEISKISLQMKDYYVSQDVKDQGQRKKLNLGHSFGHAVEGAEKFRYKHGEAVVMGIAFTAFLSNKIGSLSDQSFKEIIELINIYDYQLFPSAAVGAEKLASYIAHDKKIADNKMWWVLINDIGDTYLSDKFDHNNIQKHMEEYLCKKWL from the coding sequence ATGAAAATTGTTCTAACAGGTTTCATGGCAGCAGGGAAAACTACAGTAGGAAAAAAGATTGCTGCATATAAAAATTTTAACTTTTATGATAGCGATGATTTAATAACTGAAAGAGAAGAAATGAGTATTAAAGAAATATTTGAAATTAAGGGGGAAAAGTATTTTAGAGAAGTTGAGAAAAGAGTGATTACTGAGCTTCTAAATTCAAAAGAAGATCTTGTCTTGGCTCCAGGTGGAGGGGCAGTTTTAAATCAAGAGCTTAGAGAGATGATGATTAATAAAGCAGAAGTATTTTGTTTAGATATTAGTGCAGAAGAAGTTTTAAAGAGAAATTCAGAAAGCAAGATAGTTAGACCACTACTTGAGGTCGATAAACCTTTAGATATGGTCCGCTCACTTTTAGAGGAAAGAAATCAATATTATGCAGAAATTCCTTTTCACATTGATAGTGAAAAATATTCAGCAGAAGCAATAGCAGATATAATTATTGCTGAACTCCCTGATCAAAAATTAAATATTGAAATAAAAAATAAGGATCAGGCTTATCCGGTGATTATTGATCAAGAATATAAGCAAAATAGTTTTGAGAGTGTTATCTCTAAAGTTAGAAATAGAAAAGTTTTACTGCTTGCTGATAAAAAAGTGATAGCAGAACATTCAGAACCAGTTATCAAAAAGCTAAAAAATGCTGCCGATGTTATTGAATTTAATTTAGAAGCTGGTGAGAAAATAAAGGATTTAAGTGTGTTGGAAAAAATATATACACTTTTGTATGAAAACAGCTTCAGCCGCTCAGACTATTTAATTGCCTTTGGCGGAGGTACTATCGGAGATCTAGGAGCTCTGGCTGCATCTACCTTTTTGCGAGGGATTAAGCTAATTCAAATGCCGACTACTTTGATTTCACAGTTGGACAGCAGTGTTGGGGGTAAAACAGCTGTTAATTTTAGAGAGACCAAAAATTTAATTGGCAGTTTTTATCAAGCAGAAATAGTATATTACCAACTTGAATGGCTAAAAACACTGGAAAAAGCTGAGCTTAAATCTGGTTTGGGGGAAGTTATTAAATATGCTATTTTAGGAGGAAATCCTCTTTTTAATATTCTCAAAGAAAACAAAGATAAAATTTTAGAATTAGATAAAGATTTAATGCTTGAAATCTCCAAGATTTCTCTGCAGATGAAAGACTATTATGTTAGTCAAGATGTTAAAGATCAGGGACAGCGCAAAAAATTAAATTTAGGTCACAGCTTTGGTCATGCAGTTGAGGGTGCAGAAAAGTTTAGATATAAGCACGGAGAGGCTGTTGTAATGGGGATTGCTTTTACTGCTTTTTTATCAAATAAGATTGGCAGTTTAAGTGATCAATCTTTTAAAGAAATAATAGAACTAATTAATATTTATGATTATCAGCTCTTTCCTTCTGCAGCTGTGGGAGCCGAAAAATTAGCTTCGTATATTGCTCATGACAAAAAAATTGCTGATAATAAAATGTGGTGGGTTTTAATTAATGATATAGGGGATACTTATCTAAGTGATAAATTTGATCATAATAATATTCAAAAACATATGGAGGAATACTTATGCAAAAAGTGGCTGTAG
- a CDS encoding DUF2273 domain-containing protein, with amino-acid sequence MDKKEFKEELSQYIYINRKKIIGALIGLIIGILILTIGFFKTLLLFLTTLVGYYLGMRWRFEEDLKDFILRIIPDRFK; translated from the coding sequence ATGGATAAAAAAGAATTCAAAGAGGAATTATCCCAATATATATATATCAACCGCAAAAAAATTATTGGAGCTTTAATTGGTTTAATTATCGGTATTTTAATTTTAACTATCGGTTTTTTTAAAACCTTACTGCTCTTTTTAACTACTTTAGTTGGTTATTATTTAGGGATGCGCTGGCGTTTTGAAGAGGATTTAAAAGACTTTATATTAAGAATTATTCCAGATAGATTTAAATAG
- a CDS encoding pyridoxal phosphate-dependent aminotransferase: MNYSTKIAKIEESKTIAVSSKANRLIAKGENVISFGAGEPDFPTPEFIKKAAVEAMDKGYTGYTSVSGLPKLKKAAVKHFASNYSYKYSTNEVIVCNGGKQVLYNALSAISNPEDEILIPKPYWVSYTEIVKLAGAKPVLIETKTENKFKLSAAELKNSITANTKAIIINSPSNPDGHFYSKSEIRDLIEVIIDKDIFIISDEIYDKLLYDGQEFSSMIELFPELKERILIVNGMSKTYSMTGWRVGFGFGSKKWIDRMAKIQSHSTSNVNTIAQYASAKALENKELEEVINERREIYQARRDLTAELLSDIKGLEAIKPAGAFYFFINISELISKKINGQEIKGSLTFSDLLLEENKVAVVPGIAFGMDNYIRISFALSEDKIREGISRIADFVRELEA; this comes from the coding sequence ATGAATTATTCAACAAAGATTGCAAAGATTGAAGAATCAAAAACAATTGCTGTTAGCAGCAAAGCAAATAGATTGATTGCAAAAGGTGAAAATGTAATAAGTTTTGGAGCAGGTGAGCCAGATTTTCCAACACCGGAATTTATTAAAAAAGCAGCAGTAGAAGCAATGGACAAAGGTTATACAGGATATACATCTGTTTCAGGACTACCTAAATTAAAAAAGGCTGCAGTTAAACATTTCGCTTCCAATTATTCCTATAAGTATTCAACTAATGAGGTTATAGTCTGTAATGGTGGCAAACAGGTTTTATATAATGCTCTTTCGGCAATTTCAAATCCAGAAGATGAAATTTTAATTCCCAAACCTTACTGGGTATCTTATACTGAAATCGTTAAATTAGCAGGTGCTAAGCCTGTTTTAATTGAAACAAAAACCGAAAATAAATTTAAATTAAGCGCAGCAGAATTAAAAAATAGTATAACAGCTAATACAAAAGCAATTATTATTAATTCTCCTTCTAATCCTGATGGTCATTTTTATTCGAAGTCAGAAATTAGAGATTTAATTGAAGTGATTATTGACAAGGATATTTTTATTATTAGTGATGAAATTTATGATAAACTGCTCTATGATGGTCAGGAATTTTCTTCAATGATAGAACTGTTTCCTGAATTAAAAGAGAGGATTTTAATTGTTAATGGAATGTCAAAAACATATTCGATGACAGGTTGGAGAGTAGGCTTTGGTTTTGGATCTAAAAAGTGGATAGATAGAATGGCAAAAATACAGAGTCATTCTACCTCTAACGTTAATACTATTGCTCAATATGCAAGCGCCAAAGCTTTAGAAAATAAGGAACTTGAGGAAGTTATCAATGAACGTCGCGAGATTTATCAGGCTAGAAGAGATTTGACTGCTGAGCTGCTTTCAGATATCAAGGGCTTAGAAGCAATCAAACCCGCAGGAGCCTTTTATTTTTTCATTAATATTTCTGAATTAATTTCTAAAAAGATAAATGGTCAAGAAATTAAAGGATCACTTACATTTTCAGATTTATTGTTAGAAGAAAATAAAGTAGCAGTTGTGCCTGGAATAGCATTTGGTATGGATAATTATATTCGTATTTCTTTTGCTTTAAGCGAAGATAAAATTCGAGAAGGTATTAGTCGAATTGCAGATTTTGTCAGAGAATTAGAAGCTTAA
- the aroQ gene encoding type II 3-dehydroquinate dehydratase, translating to MQKVAVVHGPNLNMLGLREPEIYGTKNLEMLNQELKEEAENLDLEIEIMQSNHEGEIVDFLHQNYKELAGLIMNPGGLTHTSVVLRDAVASIRLPVIEVHISNIHRREEFRKKSITAEAAVAQITGLGTYGYILALKGLKEVLRKEKY from the coding sequence ATGCAAAAAGTGGCTGTAGTACATGGACCTAATTTAAATATGCTTGGTTTAAGAGAACCAGAAATTTATGGCACAAAAAATTTAGAGATGCTTAATCAAGAATTGAAAGAAGAAGCTGAGAACTTAGATTTAGAAATAGAAATAATGCAGAGCAATCATGAAGGTGAAATAGTTGATTTTTTACATCAAAATTATAAAGAACTTGCTGGATTAATAATGAATCCTGGGGGTTTAACACATACCAGTGTAGTTCTGAGAGATGCTGTGGCTTCTATCAGACTACCGGTGATAGAAGTACATATTAGTAATATTCACCGCCGGGAAGAATTTCGCAAAAAATCAATAACTGCCGAAGCTGCAGTTGCTCAGATTACAGGACTTGGAACTTACGGATATATTTTAGCCTTAAAAGGACTAAAGGAAGTTCTAAGAAAGGAGAAATATTAA
- the nusB gene encoding transcription antitermination factor NusB — protein MQKVSRHKQRVWVLQILYGLDIRKKIDLENYKKSYDNFIAEKGITEEDLYAEELLEGIIMELELLDAQINEYAINWDIERMPAIDRNILRIAAYEIQHEIPVKVAINEAVKIAKKYADDSSPSFINGILSKFA, from the coding sequence ATGCAAAAAGTTTCGCGACATAAACAGAGAGTCTGGGTTTTGCAGATTCTTTATGGTCTGGACATCAGAAAAAAAATTGATCTAGAAAACTATAAAAAAAGCTACGATAATTTTATAGCTGAAAAGGGTATTACTGAGGAAGACTTATATGCTGAAGAGCTTCTCGAAGGAATTATAATGGAGCTCGAATTATTAGATGCCCAGATTAACGAATATGCAATTAATTGGGATATAGAAAGAATGCCGGCAATTGATAGAAATATTTTAAGAATTGCTGCTTATGAAATTCAGCATGAGATTCCAGTTAAAGTTGCTATTAATGAGGCAGTAAAAATTGCAAAAAAATATGCAGATGATAGTTCACCTTCTTTTATTAATGGAATACTATCAAAATTTGCTTAA
- the amaP gene encoding alkaline shock response membrane anchor protein AmaP, giving the protein MKIIKNIFSFLIALILIVLSITLSLYSFGVLSVNFIPNLISTSYNNWQIAVVYLVVLFMSLFVIYPYFTDKKFKSTRLLSSESGDITITISALSNLIKDRVKEKEKFEDIKIKIEELDQGLKIILSGNLTVPGDLPAISENIQHDLKSYITKTTGIEVAKVQIQIDDVKKDNKLPKNVE; this is encoded by the coding sequence ATGAAAATTATAAAAAACATATTTTCTTTTTTAATTGCTTTAATTCTTATCGTTTTAAGCATAACTCTTTCTCTATATAGTTTTGGTGTTTTATCGGTGAATTTTATCCCTAATTTAATTTCTACAAGCTATAATAACTGGCAGATTGCAGTTGTCTATTTAGTTGTTCTTTTTATGTCACTATTTGTAATCTACCCTTATTTTACTGATAAAAAGTTTAAATCAACCAGATTATTAAGTTCAGAATCAGGAGATATTACAATTACAATTTCAGCTTTATCAAATTTAATTAAAGATAGAGTTAAAGAAAAAGAAAAGTTTGAAGATATTAAAATTAAAATAGAAGAACTGGATCAGGGATTAAAGATAATTTTAAGTGGAAATCTTACTGTTCCCGGTGATTTACCTGCTATTAGTGAGAATATACAGCATGATTTAAAAAGTTATATCACAAAGACTACAGGTATAGAGGTAGCAAAGGTACAAATTCAAATTGATGATGTAAAAAAAGATAATAAACTGCCCAAGAATGTAGAATGA
- a CDS encoding type II secretion system protein GspD: MKVKHKQLFQILILVIFLLFLSAFIKIEIKAAEEMVSINLRDVELETALIMLANTADKNLICDSSVAGKLTVIFNDIPFDKALNLITDSFNLDYSFENEIIYVSTAEKFAAKNKIFTSKNFKFKNLSSEAAAKILRDNFEEIKIIDLNSEGLIVNCRAKDLKEIEKISTLIDRPQKQIMIKARVEEISRSKIKELGINPNQLSELKIIKNENGDVEKLKPSWPETLRALNEEGLSNILANPSLMTVDRKKAKLIIGDQIPVKLERIEAEQTVSTISYIEAGIVLEFLPKILNENEVLLEIKPSVNSIGQVLADGLPAVNSRSAETTVILENGETLAIGGLIKKDELKSVREIPILAEIPILGKLFSAEEKNNIETELLIFITPKIINAKKKINPEKIKAKKKEIKGEKKNNINREFKTLTDKEIKEILNK, encoded by the coding sequence ATGAAGGTTAAACATAAACAGTTATTTCAAATCTTAATTTTAGTTATTTTTTTATTATTTTTATCTGCTTTTATTAAGATCGAGATCAAAGCTGCCGAAGAAATGGTTTCAATAAATTTACGAGATGTTGAACTGGAAACCGCTTTGATTATGTTGGCAAATACTGCAGATAAAAATTTGATCTGTGATAGTTCAGTTGCAGGCAAATTAACAGTTATTTTCAATGATATTCCTTTTGATAAGGCATTGAATTTAATAACTGATAGTTTCAATTTAGATTACAGCTTTGAAAATGAAATAATCTATGTCAGTACAGCAGAAAAATTTGCAGCAAAAAACAAGATTTTTACCAGTAAAAATTTTAAATTTAAAAACTTAAGTTCTGAAGCGGCTGCAAAAATATTAAGAGATAATTTTGAAGAAATTAAAATAATAGATTTAAATAGTGAGGGTTTAATAGTTAACTGTAGAGCAAAAGATTTAAAAGAAATTGAAAAAATTAGTACTTTGATTGATCGGCCGCAAAAACAGATTATGATTAAAGCTAGAGTTGAAGAAATAAGCAGAAGCAAAATCAAAGAATTAGGCATCAATCCAAATCAGCTTTCAGAATTAAAAATTATAAAAAATGAGAATGGAGATGTTGAAAAACTAAAGCCCAGCTGGCCGGAAACTCTAAGAGCATTAAATGAGGAGGGACTATCAAATATTTTAGCAAACCCGAGTTTAATGACTGTTGATAGAAAAAAAGCAAAGCTTATTATTGGAGATCAAATACCAGTTAAGTTAGAAAGAATAGAAGCTGAGCAAACGGTATCCACAATTAGTTATATTGAGGCCGGTATAGTTTTAGAATTTTTGCCTAAAATATTAAATGAAAATGAAGTTCTTTTAGAAATAAAACCATCTGTAAATAGTATAGGCCAGGTTTTAGCAGATGGTCTTCCAGCGGTTAATTCTCGTAGTGCTGAAACCACAGTGATTCTAGAAAATGGAGAGACTCTTGCAATCGGTGGTCTGATTAAAAAAGATGAATTGAAAAGCGTAAGAGAAATTCCAATTTTAGCAGAGATACCAATTTTAGGAAAGTTGTTTTCGGCTGAAGAAAAAAACAATATTGAAACAGAGCTCTTAATCTTTATTACTCCAAAAATAATAAATGCCAAAAAGAAGATTAATCCAGAAAAAATAAAAGCCAAAAAGAAGGAGATTAAGGGGGAAAAGAAGAATAATATTAATAGAGAATTTAAAACACTTACTGATAAAGAAATAAAAGAAATCCTAAATAAATAG
- the efp gene encoding elongation factor P, giving the protein MISTNDFNTGLTIELDGEVYQVIEFQHSKSGRGSAFVRTKLRNVEEGYTINKTFKAGEKVENAHVEKKKMQFLYWDGSDYIFMDNDTYEQFHLSEEQLGDKIKYLKENMELDISVYQGRPIDIDLPTFVELKVEDTQPNIRGNTVSGGNKPATMETGLVVQVPLFIEEGDTLKIDTRNNEYIERANS; this is encoded by the coding sequence ATGATTTCAACAAACGATTTTAATACAGGTTTAACAATAGAGCTGGATGGAGAGGTATATCAGGTAATTGAATTTCAACACTCAAAATCTGGTAGAGGAAGTGCATTTGTTAGAACAAAATTACGTAATGTAGAAGAAGGATATACTATCAATAAAACGTTTAAAGCAGGAGAAAAAGTAGAAAATGCGCATGTCGAAAAAAAGAAAATGCAGTTTTTATACTGGGATGGCAGTGACTATATTTTTATGGATAATGATACATATGAACAATTTCATCTTAGTGAAGAACAGCTGGGAGATAAGATAAAGTATTTAAAGGAGAATATGGAACTAGATATTTCTGTTTATCAGGGACGCCCGATTGATATAGACTTACCTACCTTTGTTGAATTGAAAGTTGAGGATACTCAGCCAAACATTAGAGGGAATACAGTATCTGGAGGTAATAAACCAGCAACTATGGAAACAGGGTTAGTAGTTCAGGTTCCTTTATTTATTGAAGAGGGCGACACACTTAAAATAGATACTAGAAATAATGAATATATAGAAAGAGCAAACAGTTAA